In Oscillospiraceae bacterium, the genomic stretch GTATGACGCATAATTTCCACTCCGTCAAACCTTTTTATTATATCATTATACCGGCTGAGCTGTAAATCGGTAAATGCCGTGTCACAGCCGTCGCTCTCGGCGTAATGGGTAAAAATACCGCATACGTCCAGCTCAGGCAAATTCATCAGCTCTTCGGGATGCTCGTCGGCGGTAAAACCAATTCTTCTCATACCCGTATCCAGCTTTATATGTATCTTAAGCTTTTTGCCCTGCGGAATATTTTCGCACAGCATATCTGCATACTGTCTGCTGTGTACCGTCTGAACAATATTGTTGTCAATAAGCTGTTGTGCAAGACACGCAAGAGTGGGAGAAAGTATAAGTATAGGCTTGGTTATTCCGTCATTTCGTAAACTCAGCGCCTCATCAAGGCATGCCACGCAGAACATATCCGCGCCCAGTCTGTCATAAAGCCCTGCAAGACGTGACGCTCCGTGCCCATATCCGTCTGCTTTTATAACAGGGAACATTTTTGTTCCGTCCGAAAGGCCGTTTTTTATCAGTTGGTAATTGTGCTTCGCGTTTTCAAGATCAATAATCGCCGCTGTACGGCTGAATGTGTAGTTCAATTATTCCACTTCCTGAGTTATAATTTCAATTTCCCTAATATTTATCACAAGGCTTTGTCCGTCATGGGTATAGCAAAGCTTTACGGGTTTTCCGTCGGCTCTGTTG encodes the following:
- the alr gene encoding alanine racemase, with the translated sequence MNYTFSRTAAIIDLENAKHNYQLIKNGLSDGTKMFPVIKADGYGHGASRLAGLYDRLGADMFCVACLDEALSLRNDGITKPILILSPTLACLAQQLIDNNIVQTVHSRQYADMLCENIPQGKKLKIHIKLDTGMRRIGFTADEHPEELMNLPELDVCGIFTHYAESDGCDTAFTDLQLSRYNDIIKRFDGVEIMRHTSNSAASLCMPEAHFDGVRPGIVLYGSYPSLCVKEKFEKCGAALREVMTFKSRVTNIFDVKKGESIGYSRTYFAPRDMTVATVCAGYADGVPRLLSNKGRVCINGNMVNITGNVCMDQFMVDITDIKGINLFDEVIIFGEGGPSCDEVADICGTITYEIYCCINKRVPRIYAGDEI